A single window of Halobacterium jilantaiense DNA harbors:
- a CDS encoding HalOD1 output domain-containing protein, which translates to MAPTRAGFEIGSETDPRQPATHRFEYDPADTPPCMAVVSALSAVADVEPTALPPIAETADADALNALVGRFDPADGAIEVSWRQSGFAVSVSSAGTVTVSPADSGPSESPADE; encoded by the coding sequence ATGGCCCCTACGAGAGCCGGGTTCGAGATCGGCTCGGAGACCGACCCCAGACAGCCAGCGACGCATCGCTTCGAGTACGACCCGGCCGACACCCCGCCGTGCATGGCGGTGGTGTCGGCGCTCTCGGCGGTGGCGGACGTCGAGCCGACGGCGCTGCCGCCGATTGCGGAGACCGCCGACGCCGACGCGCTGAACGCGCTCGTCGGTCGGTTCGACCCCGCGGACGGCGCTATCGAGGTGTCGTGGCGGCAGTCCGGGTTCGCGGTGTCGGTTTCCAGCGCGGGAACGGTCACGGTGTCGCCGGCCGACAGCGGTCCGTCCGAGTCGCCGGCCGACGAATGA
- a CDS encoding DUF7504 family protein, translating into MDGGGSSEGADAVLVTARGTAAADGDPADRDSAAVIVVTYCFDAESWLDRWGTSQERAVAVSAGERSRSAAAVARSDSGTRSPDGPGGDPVQVEAGVVETVPSKSDVGAVGAAVHEYLDEWDDCELTVYVDSLGAIVDATDSEVTFRLVHALVARAQDADARVVAAVGEGIPPHVEATFAPLFDRVV; encoded by the coding sequence ATGGATGGGGGAGGGAGCAGCGAGGGGGCCGACGCCGTACTCGTGACGGCGCGCGGGACCGCCGCAGCCGACGGCGACCCAGCCGACCGGGACTCGGCGGCGGTCATCGTCGTGACATACTGTTTCGACGCCGAGAGCTGGCTGGACCGCTGGGGGACCAGCCAGGAGCGAGCAGTCGCCGTGAGCGCGGGTGAGCGCTCCCGGAGCGCGGCAGCGGTCGCGCGCAGCGACTCCGGCACTCGCTCCCCCGACGGCCCGGGCGGCGACCCGGTGCAGGTCGAGGCCGGCGTCGTCGAGACCGTGCCGTCGAAGAGCGACGTGGGTGCGGTCGGTGCCGCCGTCCACGAGTACCTCGACGAGTGGGACGACTGCGAGCTGACCGTCTACGTGGACAGTCTGGGAGCCATCGTGGATGCGACGGACTCGGAAGTGACGTTCCGCCTCGTCCACGCGCTCGTCGCCCGCGCCCAGGACGCGGACGCTCGCGTCGTGGCCGCAGTCGGGGAGGGGATACCGCCGCACGTCGAGGCGACGTTCGCACCGCTGTTCGACCGAGTCGTCTAG
- a CDS encoding deoxyuridine 5'-triphosphate nucleotidohydrolase has translation MYESGAFVADHVESVSTDQVQPNGVDLTVEAVLEQVEPGRITADGKDIGGRNRVETQREEGRDTFVLQPGGYILQYAETISIPEAHVGFLYPRSSLMRNSCMLNSAVWDAGYTGKGEGLLEVHHEIELERGARVAQLVLADADHDGAYDGSYQGERTE, from the coding sequence ATGTACGAGAGCGGCGCGTTCGTCGCCGACCACGTCGAGTCCGTGTCGACCGACCAAGTGCAGCCTAACGGCGTCGACCTCACCGTCGAAGCCGTTCTTGAACAGGTCGAACCCGGCCGCATCACCGCCGACGGCAAGGACATCGGCGGCCGAAACCGGGTCGAGACGCAGCGCGAGGAGGGCCGCGACACCTTCGTGCTCCAGCCCGGCGGCTACATTCTCCAGTACGCCGAGACCATCTCCATCCCCGAAGCCCACGTCGGCTTCCTCTACCCGCGGTCGTCGCTCATGCGGAACTCCTGTATGCTGAACTCGGCCGTCTGGGACGCCGGCTACACCGGGAAAGGCGAAGGCCTGCTGGAAGTCCACCACGAGATCGAACTGGAGCGCGGCGCGCGGGTCGCCCAGCTCGTGCTCGCCGACGCCGACCACGACGGTGCCTACGACGGCAGCTATCAGGGCGAACGCACCGAGTAG
- a CDS encoding S8 family serine peptidase → MADDNTLTRRSFLTATGAAAGSVAFVGAGAATPGKGRGNGRGKGTERREYIVGVSASEDDPRGYVRKHLSGKEEPISTNERLGTTVVGLPENAAEQAHQNFLGRLEAADGVKYVEQNVDLQAQVAPNDPRYRDQYADQQVNAPEAWDATFGDSGVTVAVVDQGVKYDHPDLDGNMDGSVSNSGYDFVDDDDDPYPDALSDEYHGTHVGGIAAAEVDNGEGVTGIGNSSLLSGRALSEQGSGSTADIADAVTWAADQGADVINLSLGGGGYTDTMKNAVSYATNNGALVVAAAGNDGQGSVSYPAAYSECLAVSALDPDETLASYSNYGGNIELAAPGTNVLSTWTDDAYDSISGTSMATPVVAGVAGLALAQWDLTNAELRNHLKNTAVNVGLSSDKQGSGRVDAGNAITTEPGSGGGGGGGGGGSTSTTISGSLSSYADSDCSTYTFEYDSPSQIVIELSGPSDADFDLYANTGVGACPTTDDYDYRSYTTNSQETITIDSPDTSTDLYALVDSYSGSGDFTVTFTEYQ, encoded by the coding sequence ATGGCAGATGACAACACACTCACGAGGCGGAGTTTCCTGACAGCCACCGGCGCGGCCGCCGGTTCGGTCGCGTTCGTCGGTGCCGGTGCCGCGACGCCCGGCAAGGGACGCGGCAACGGACGCGGCAAGGGGACCGAACGGCGCGAGTACATCGTCGGCGTGTCGGCGAGCGAAGACGACCCGAGAGGGTACGTTCGGAAGCACCTCTCGGGCAAGGAGGAGCCCATCAGCACGAACGAGCGGCTCGGCACTACGGTCGTCGGACTCCCGGAGAACGCGGCCGAGCAGGCCCACCAGAACTTCCTCGGCCGACTGGAGGCCGCGGACGGTGTGAAGTACGTCGAGCAGAACGTCGACCTGCAGGCGCAGGTCGCGCCAAACGACCCCCGATACCGAGACCAGTACGCCGACCAGCAGGTCAACGCGCCGGAAGCCTGGGACGCGACGTTCGGTGACTCCGGTGTCACGGTCGCCGTGGTCGACCAGGGCGTCAAGTACGACCACCCGGACCTCGACGGCAACATGGACGGCTCTGTGTCGAACTCGGGGTACGACTTCGTCGACGACGACGACGACCCGTATCCGGACGCGCTCAGCGACGAGTACCACGGAACGCACGTCGGCGGCATCGCGGCCGCCGAGGTCGACAACGGCGAGGGCGTCACCGGCATCGGGAACTCCAGCCTGCTCTCCGGACGCGCGCTCTCCGAGCAGGGTTCGGGCTCGACGGCGGACATCGCGGACGCCGTGACGTGGGCGGCCGACCAGGGTGCCGACGTCATCAACCTCTCGCTGGGCGGCGGCGGCTACACTGACACGATGAAGAACGCCGTCTCGTACGCGACGAACAACGGCGCGCTCGTCGTCGCCGCCGCGGGCAACGACGGCCAGGGCTCGGTCTCGTACCCGGCGGCGTACAGCGAGTGTCTCGCCGTGAGCGCGCTCGACCCGGACGAGACGCTGGCGTCGTACTCGAACTACGGCGGTAACATCGAACTCGCCGCGCCCGGGACGAACGTGCTCTCGACGTGGACGGACGACGCCTACGACTCCATCTCGGGGACGTCGATGGCGACCCCGGTGGTCGCGGGCGTCGCGGGTCTCGCGCTCGCGCAGTGGGACCTCACGAACGCGGAACTCCGGAACCACCTGAAGAACACGGCGGTGAACGTCGGCCTCTCCAGCGACAAGCAGGGGTCCGGTCGCGTCGACGCCGGTAACGCCATCACCACCGAACCCGGCTCCGGCGGTGGCGGTGGTGGTGGTGGCGGCGGCTCCACGTCGACGACGATTTCCGGGTCGCTGTCCAGCTACGCCGACAGCGACTGCTCGACGTACACCTTCGAGTACGACAGTCCGAGCCAGATTGTCATCGAGCTGAGCGGGCCCTCGGACGCCGACTTCGACCTGTACGCGAACACGGGCGTCGGCGCGTGCCCGACAACGGACGACTACGACTACCGGTCGTACACCACGAACTCCCAGGAGACCATCACCATCGACAGCCCGGACACGTCGACGGACCTCTACGCGCTCGTCGACTCCTACTCGGGGAGCGGCGACTTCACGGTGACGTTCACCGAGTACCAGTAG
- a CDS encoding Rieske 2Fe-2S domain-containing protein translates to MGIRIGDENLLEELPRRVYLDEKPFILSQTPDGTPVVFEAICPHQGGTVDVKSESCLRCPDHGWEFDSESGESTTVPGESLEQYPVTTDAGTLYADIPHIDPTTEFTVDDHEGAAPTVSLLSHATLRIDYDGFTLLTDPWLDGPAFLGGWAQYPQPTCDIDEVAAETDAIWITHEHSDHLNKRTLSHFPDNTPIYVPELNYRRLSSRLRELGFENTYSLPTGEAYPLAEGIEAACFESQSTWNDSILAVNCGGFRILNFNDAGLNWDVKDAIPSVDLVATSFAFGASGYPLTWNHLSGEEKYEIMDDRNAGALKHCQQVVEMYDPEYLLPFAKFFGLLQPEFDEYRSMIRQNEPSDVVEHLSDSPVEVLDLLPGESWDGNSGMPSRRNDHDKLYDDDVKEAKIQSLYKSHTPIVDEEFDLSHEELSTYFEALGGSSLATEVGNHALSLTLRADERDLHSLIRFQNGSITYTPMEEPSGFASADADTHVRMAVDGELVQHVIRNDLSWDEIHIGYWADFERQPDEYNLSFWRLLHAPWEARDDTMNLAAGYDIETDLSGFAMADLLEQHSVEDLLSEYGLHCAGCPASLGEDIVEAARIHGLNRQQAESLVESVEKVVQNEESAQMS, encoded by the coding sequence ATGGGCATCCGAATCGGAGATGAAAATCTACTTGAAGAACTTCCACGCAGGGTTTACCTTGACGAGAAACCATTTATCCTAAGCCAAACGCCCGACGGCACACCAGTCGTTTTTGAAGCGATCTGTCCTCACCAAGGTGGCACCGTTGATGTGAAATCTGAATCGTGTCTGCGCTGTCCAGACCATGGCTGGGAATTCGACTCAGAATCAGGCGAATCAACGACGGTTCCAGGCGAATCCCTCGAACAGTATCCAGTAACGACCGACGCAGGGACGCTCTACGCTGATATCCCCCATATCGACCCAACAACCGAGTTTACGGTGGACGACCACGAGGGAGCAGCGCCCACCGTTTCACTGCTCTCCCACGCGACGCTACGAATCGACTATGATGGGTTTACACTCCTTACTGACCCTTGGCTGGATGGCCCCGCATTCCTCGGTGGGTGGGCCCAATACCCACAACCAACCTGTGATATAGACGAGGTCGCCGCCGAAACGGACGCAATCTGGATTACGCACGAGCATTCTGACCATCTAAACAAGCGAACCCTCTCTCACTTTCCAGACAACACACCGATATATGTCCCCGAACTCAACTACCGTCGGCTTTCGTCGAGATTACGTGAACTCGGGTTTGAGAATACATACAGCCTACCAACTGGGGAGGCGTACCCACTCGCAGAGGGGATTGAAGCAGCCTGTTTTGAATCCCAATCAACGTGGAATGACAGCATCCTCGCGGTGAACTGTGGAGGCTTCCGTATTCTCAATTTCAACGACGCTGGTTTAAACTGGGACGTAAAAGACGCAATTCCATCCGTCGACCTCGTGGCAACCTCCTTCGCATTCGGTGCCTCCGGATACCCACTTACGTGGAACCATCTCTCAGGTGAGGAGAAATACGAGATAATGGATGACCGGAATGCGGGCGCACTCAAGCATTGCCAGCAGGTAGTCGAGATGTACGACCCTGAGTATCTGCTCCCCTTCGCCAAATTCTTCGGGTTGCTGCAACCCGAGTTCGATGAGTATCGCTCGATGATTAGGCAAAATGAACCAAGCGACGTTGTGGAACATCTCTCGGATTCCCCTGTCGAGGTCCTGGACTTACTGCCCGGCGAGTCATGGGACGGAAACTCCGGTATGCCGTCTCGCCGAAATGACCATGACAAACTCTATGACGACGACGTCAAGGAAGCTAAAATCCAGTCCCTGTATAAGTCACACACGCCTATTGTTGACGAGGAATTCGACCTTTCGCACGAGGAACTTTCAACGTACTTTGAGGCTCTTGGTGGTTCCTCGTTAGCGACTGAGGTTGGTAACCACGCTCTCTCACTCACTCTTCGCGCAGACGAAAGAGACCTGCACTCTCTTATCCGATTCCAAAACGGTAGTATCACGTACACTCCAATGGAGGAGCCGAGCGGATTCGCGTCAGCCGACGCGGACACTCATGTAAGAATGGCGGTTGACGGCGAACTCGTACAGCATGTCATCCGAAACGATCTCTCGTGGGATGAAATCCATATTGGGTACTGGGCAGACTTTGAACGCCAGCCCGACGAATACAACCTCTCGTTTTGGCGTCTCCTCCATGCACCATGGGAAGCCCGAGACGATACAATGAACCTCGCTGCAGGCTATGATATTGAAACCGACCTTTCAGGTTTCGCGATGGCTGACCTCCTCGAACAGCACTCCGTAGAAGACTTGCTCTCCGAGTACGGGCTTCACTGTGCAGGATGCCCAGCAAGTCTTGGTGAAGATATTGTTGAGGCAGCCCGTATCCATGGCTTGAATCGCCAACAAGCTGAATCACTCGTGGAGAGTGTCGAGAAGGTAGTTCAGAATGAGGAATCCGCTCAGATGTCCTAA
- a CDS encoding flagellin translates to MPLAPQTSDDGTSRGHRGALMASVSSAHLVLFIAAVLFSAALAGTLTEGATSLADSIDGAADADADHANAEFRIVSDDQTPTAVYDAGNETLTLLVKNTGARTLPDDPGDVTVLVNGAYQADTQTTVLDADTWRPSDVLRVRANVSLGSNAKTRVVVDAGGHRDRFVFTTP, encoded by the coding sequence ATGCCGCTCGCCCCGCAGACATCCGACGATGGCACGAGCCGCGGCCACCGGGGGGCGCTGATGGCGTCGGTCTCCTCAGCCCACCTCGTGCTGTTCATCGCCGCCGTGCTGTTCTCCGCCGCCCTCGCCGGCACGCTCACCGAGGGCGCGACCAGCCTCGCCGACAGCATCGACGGTGCCGCCGACGCCGACGCCGACCACGCGAACGCCGAATTCCGAATCGTCAGCGACGACCAGACGCCCACCGCCGTCTACGACGCCGGCAACGAGACGCTGACGCTGCTCGTCAAGAACACCGGCGCACGGACCCTCCCAGATGACCCCGGCGACGTCACCGTACTCGTGAACGGTGCCTATCAGGCCGACACCCAGACAACCGTCCTCGACGCCGACACCTGGCGGCCCAGCGACGTGCTGCGCGTCCGCGCCAACGTCTCCCTCGGCTCGAACGCGAAGACCCGAGTCGTCGTCGACGCCGGCGGCCACCGCGACCGCTTCGTCTTCACGACGCCGTGA
- a CDS encoding PAS domain S-box protein — protein sequence MGQSLSAGLRETLSVFEVAGEPRTTPEVADALDLGRRTAYARLERLVEADALATKKVGASARVWWRPAADGTDDALTTQWEHQFRSLVEATDEYAIFLLDADGHVQTWNPGAERIKGYDAADILGEHFSAFYTESDRADDVPARNLRAAAELGSVQDEGWRLRADGSRFWANVTITAIREDDDLAGFAKVTRDMTEHRLTERRLREEKSFVESLLDTQQDLFYAFDDDLEPLRWSDDFEAITGYDPAEIESMTPRDFVADDAAAAVENAIDRIFAGERVSFEAPLETADGEQIPYEFTGGPITDDVGEVVGFTGAGRDVSERKVRERRLEQQHDELQAELADIFTQIGEAFFALDDDARITYVNHRAADLVGLSPGELLGARTWDVLPETADGRVRDRIESALADGSPAEFEFHSELLDRWLEVRAYPAEEGLSVYVRDVSERTERERELELYEAVIDTVEDGIYVLDEEFCFVEVNDAFVSMTGYDREALLGSHTALVVGEEVAAEATELRGDIADSDGGSATMETDVRRADGSRVRVESRFTTIPGEDTRHVGVARDVSERVEREQELRRRVSQQQVVADLGQRALQNSDLDALLAEAAEVVADTLDTDYCKVLDLDADELLLRQGVGWDRGIVGEASVSAVENASQAAVTLDSEEPVIVEHLAGDARIDGPELLTSHDVESGISTIVGPVDDPWGILGAHDTDRREFSEHDATFVQSVANVLAAAIERHGYENELVYQREQLGALNSLNEVVRDISSAVIEQSTRAEIEATVCERLAGTGSYAFAWTGEVDPATQRVEPRAQAGVEGYLDDITLSVDPDDELSEGATGRALRTGEIQVTNDIAADDRYEPWRESVEAYGFRSSAAVPITHEGTTYGVLNVYTERPSAFEGQEHAVIAQLGEVVGHAIAATERKRALMSDELVELEFQVEGFFEALDVGVGATDPITIDHAVPVGDGEFLVYGSAAPVAMDAVRTMAESMPHWRGLTVRGDDDAPSFEVRVSDPPVLSTVASLGGYVDGAVIEGGDLRITVHLAPTVDARTVIDSVTETYPNAEMLRRRQITRVHESPQPLPGQLLDELTDRQRAAVEAAYHAGFFEWPRDASGEEVAASLDVSPPTFHQHLRKAERKLFESLLAAPVGDPDATAGGTR from the coding sequence ATGGGGCAGTCGCTATCAGCTGGCCTGCGGGAGACGCTGTCCGTCTTCGAGGTGGCGGGCGAACCGCGGACGACGCCGGAGGTCGCAGACGCCCTCGACCTCGGGCGACGAACCGCCTACGCCCGCCTCGAACGCCTCGTCGAAGCGGACGCGCTCGCGACGAAGAAAGTCGGAGCCAGCGCACGCGTCTGGTGGCGGCCGGCCGCCGACGGCACCGACGACGCACTCACGACCCAGTGGGAACACCAGTTCCGGTCGCTCGTGGAGGCGACCGACGAGTACGCCATCTTCCTGCTGGACGCCGACGGCCACGTTCAGACGTGGAATCCGGGGGCCGAACGCATCAAGGGCTACGACGCCGCGGACATCCTCGGCGAACACTTCTCGGCGTTCTACACCGAGTCCGACCGGGCTGACGACGTTCCCGCGCGGAACCTCCGGGCGGCCGCCGAACTCGGCTCCGTTCAGGACGAGGGCTGGCGGCTGCGGGCCGACGGCTCCCGGTTCTGGGCGAACGTCACCATCACGGCCATCCGGGAGGACGACGACCTCGCCGGGTTCGCGAAAGTCACCCGGGACATGACCGAGCACCGTCTCACGGAACGCCGCCTCCGCGAGGAGAAGTCCTTCGTCGAGAGCCTCCTGGACACCCAGCAGGACCTCTTCTACGCGTTCGACGACGACCTCGAACCGCTCCGGTGGAGCGACGACTTCGAGGCGATCACCGGCTACGACCCTGCCGAAATCGAGTCGATGACGCCGCGGGACTTCGTCGCCGACGACGCGGCGGCGGCAGTCGAGAACGCCATCGACCGCATCTTCGCGGGCGAGCGCGTTAGCTTCGAAGCGCCGCTGGAGACCGCGGACGGCGAACAGATTCCCTACGAGTTCACCGGCGGCCCCATCACGGACGACGTGGGCGAGGTCGTGGGGTTCACCGGTGCCGGCCGGGATGTCAGCGAGCGGAAGGTCCGCGAGCGCCGCCTGGAGCAACAACACGACGAACTGCAGGCCGAACTGGCGGACATCTTCACGCAGATCGGGGAGGCGTTCTTCGCGCTCGACGACGACGCCCGCATCACGTACGTCAACCACCGCGCCGCGGACCTCGTCGGCCTCTCCCCGGGCGAACTCCTGGGTGCCCGCACCTGGGACGTCCTCCCGGAGACTGCAGACGGACGGGTTCGGGACCGCATCGAGTCGGCGCTGGCGGACGGGTCACCCGCCGAGTTCGAGTTCCACTCGGAGCTACTGGACCGCTGGCTCGAAGTCCGGGCGTACCCCGCCGAGGAGGGGCTGTCCGTCTACGTCAGGGACGTCAGCGAGCGCACCGAGCGCGAGCGCGAACTCGAACTCTACGAGGCGGTCATCGACACCGTCGAAGACGGCATCTACGTCCTCGACGAGGAGTTCTGCTTCGTCGAAGTGAACGACGCCTTCGTCTCGATGACCGGCTACGACCGCGAGGCGCTCCTCGGTTCGCACACCGCCCTCGTCGTCGGCGAGGAAGTCGCGGCGGAGGCCACGGAACTGCGGGGCGACATCGCCGACAGCGACGGCGGCAGCGCCACCATGGAGACCGACGTCCGGCGCGCCGACGGGAGCCGCGTCCGCGTCGAGAGCCGGTTCACGACCATCCCGGGCGAAGACACGCGCCACGTCGGCGTCGCCCGCGACGTCAGCGAGCGCGTGGAACGCGAGCAGGAACTCCGACGCCGCGTCAGCCAGCAGCAGGTGGTCGCGGACCTCGGCCAGCGCGCCCTCCAGAACAGCGACCTGGACGCCCTGCTCGCGGAAGCCGCCGAGGTGGTCGCGGACACGCTCGACACCGACTACTGCAAGGTGCTGGACCTCGACGCCGACGAACTGCTGCTCCGGCAGGGCGTCGGGTGGGACCGCGGCATCGTCGGCGAGGCGAGCGTGTCCGCCGTCGAGAACGCCTCGCAGGCGGCAGTCACGCTGGACAGCGAGGAGCCGGTCATCGTCGAGCACCTCGCCGGCGACGCCCGCATCGACGGTCCCGAACTGCTCACGAGCCACGACGTCGAGAGCGGCATCAGCACCATCGTCGGCCCGGTCGACGACCCCTGGGGCATCCTCGGTGCCCACGACACCGACCGCCGGGAGTTCTCCGAACACGACGCCACGTTCGTGCAGTCGGTCGCGAACGTGCTGGCGGCCGCCATCGAACGCCACGGCTACGAGAACGAACTCGTCTACCAGCGCGAACAGCTCGGTGCCCTGAACAGCCTCAACGAGGTCGTCCGCGACATCTCCAGTGCGGTCATCGAGCAGTCCACGCGCGCGGAAATCGAGGCCACCGTCTGCGAGCGCCTCGCGGGGACCGGCTCCTACGCGTTCGCGTGGACGGGCGAGGTCGACCCGGCGACACAGCGCGTCGAACCGCGAGCGCAGGCCGGCGTCGAGGGCTACCTCGACGACATCACCCTCTCGGTGGACCCCGACGACGAACTCAGCGAGGGCGCGACCGGCCGCGCGCTCCGCACGGGCGAGATACAGGTCACCAACGACATCGCCGCCGACGACCGCTACGAGCCGTGGCGGGAGAGCGTCGAGGCGTACGGCTTCCGGTCGTCAGCGGCGGTGCCCATCACCCACGAGGGCACCACGTACGGCGTGCTGAACGTCTACACGGAGCGCCCGTCTGCATTCGAGGGGCAGGAACACGCAGTCATCGCTCAGCTCGGCGAGGTCGTCGGCCACGCCATCGCCGCCACCGAACGCAAGCGCGCGCTGATGAGCGACGAACTCGTCGAACTGGAGTTCCAGGTCGAGGGGTTCTTCGAGGCGCTCGACGTCGGCGTCGGGGCGACCGACCCCATCACTATCGACCACGCCGTGCCCGTGGGTGACGGCGAGTTCCTCGTCTACGGCTCCGCCGCCCCAGTGGCCATGGACGCCGTCCGCACGATGGCGGAGTCGATGCCGCACTGGCGCGGCCTCACCGTGCGCGGCGACGACGACGCCCCCTCCTTCGAGGTCCGGGTGAGCGACCCGCCGGTCCTCTCGACGGTGGCGTCACTCGGCGGCTACGTCGACGGCGCGGTTATCGAGGGCGGCGACCTCCGGATCACCGTCCACCTCGCGCCCACCGTCGACGCCCGAACGGTCATCGACAGCGTGACCGAAACTTACCCGAACGCCGAGATGCTGCGCCGCCGCCAGATCACTCGCGTCCACGAGAGCCCGCAGCCGCTGCCCGGCCAGCTTCTCGACGAACTCACCGACCGCCAGCGAGCGGCCGTGGAGGCGGCCTACCACGCCGGCTTCTTCGAGTGGCCGCGTGACGCCTCCGGCGAGGAAGTCGCCGCGTCACTCGACGTCTCGCCGCCGACCTTCCACCAGCACCTCCGCAAGGCCGAGCGGAAGCTCTTCGAGTCGCTGCTCGCCGCGCCCGTCGGCGACCCCGACGCCACGGCAGGAGGCACACGGTAG
- the corA gene encoding magnesium/cobalt transporter CorA — protein MTVDTVVFDADGHDERADPVDARDDPGTTWVRVVDPADGVLDDLAAGYGLHALEVEDILGDVRPKVEEFDDHTFALLKAASLRHGDVSFADELRALPVGFFVGDDWLLTVEPERAAALDAVWERVGREDPRLLTNGPDFTAYRGIDRIVDDYYGILDDIEDDIEAVENEVTEAAGEDLLERINDLRRDLLSVRRLLWPTRDAVGVLARGDPAQIRPSTEKYYRDVYDHLVQLVDLTETYRDLTSGARDIYLNALSMSTNDVMKTLTVVATIILPLTFVVGVYGMNFSGSPLSMPELEWTYGYPAVMVGMALTAGILVAYFRRENWL, from the coding sequence GTGACCGTCGACACCGTCGTCTTCGACGCCGACGGCCACGACGAACGCGCCGACCCCGTCGACGCCCGCGACGACCCCGGCACGACCTGGGTCCGAGTCGTCGACCCCGCGGACGGCGTCCTCGACGACCTCGCCGCCGGCTACGGCCTCCACGCGCTCGAAGTCGAAGACATCCTCGGTGACGTCCGCCCGAAAGTCGAGGAGTTCGACGACCACACGTTCGCACTGCTGAAGGCCGCGTCCCTGCGGCACGGGGACGTCTCGTTCGCGGACGAACTCCGCGCGCTCCCCGTCGGCTTCTTCGTCGGTGACGACTGGCTGCTCACTGTCGAACCCGAGCGCGCCGCCGCCCTCGACGCCGTCTGGGAGCGCGTCGGCCGCGAGGACCCCCGGCTGCTCACGAACGGCCCGGACTTCACCGCCTACCGCGGCATCGACCGCATCGTCGACGACTACTACGGCATCCTCGACGACATCGAAGACGACATCGAAGCCGTCGAGAACGAGGTCACGGAGGCCGCCGGCGAGGACCTCCTCGAACGCATCAACGACCTCCGCCGCGACCTCCTGTCCGTCCGACGGCTGCTCTGGCCGACCCGGGACGCCGTCGGCGTACTCGCTCGCGGCGACCCCGCCCAGATACGGCCGTCGACCGAGAAGTACTACCGGGACGTCTACGACCATCTCGTCCAGCTCGTCGACCTCACGGAGACCTACCGCGACCTCACCAGCGGTGCCCGCGACATCTACCTGAACGCGCTGTCCATGTCCACGAACGACGTGATGAAGACGCTCACCGTCGTCGCCACCATCATCCTCCCGCTGACGTTCGTCGTGGGCGTCTACGGCATGAACTTCTCCGGCAGCCCGCTCAGCATGCCCGAACTGGAGTGGACGTACGGGTACCCCGCGGTGATGGTCGGGATGGCGTTGACCGCAGGTATCCTCGTCGCGTACTTCCGCCGCGAGAACTGGCTCTAG
- a CDS encoding helix-turn-helix domain-containing protein, which yields MATVVEFRSPADAFPLGTVFENLPGATVELERLVPQESFVVPYFWVRGADADDIEAAFESHSGVNSVVLVDSVDGEFLLRAAWAREYVGVLSALAETNLSVLAATGTASGWAFEVRGETRADVSAFRAYCQDNDIPIEITGVHALLAVRGEGYELTDTQREALVLAYERGYFDSPRRASSADIAAELGISQQSLSSRLRRGQRRLVGATLVDGD from the coding sequence ATGGCGACGGTCGTCGAATTCCGGAGTCCGGCGGACGCGTTCCCGCTGGGAACTGTCTTCGAGAACCTCCCGGGAGCGACGGTCGAACTGGAGCGACTCGTCCCACAAGAGTCGTTCGTCGTTCCGTACTTCTGGGTTCGGGGCGCGGACGCCGACGACATCGAGGCGGCATTCGAGTCTCACTCCGGCGTGAACAGCGTCGTGCTGGTCGACAGCGTCGACGGCGAGTTCCTGCTGCGGGCCGCCTGGGCGCGCGAGTACGTCGGCGTCCTGAGCGCGCTCGCCGAGACGAACCTCTCCGTGCTCGCCGCGACCGGGACGGCGAGCGGCTGGGCGTTCGAGGTGCGCGGCGAGACGCGGGCGGACGTCAGCGCCTTCCGAGCGTACTGCCAGGACAACGACATCCCCATCGAGATTACCGGCGTCCACGCGCTGCTGGCGGTCCGGGGCGAGGGCTACGAACTCACCGACACGCAGCGTGAGGCGCTGGTGTTAGCCTACGAGCGCGGCTACTTCGACTCGCCGCGGCGGGCGTCCTCGGCGGACATCGCGGCCGAACTCGGCATCAGCCAGCAGTCGCTGTCGTCGCGCCTGCGCCGCGGCCAGCGCCGGCTCGTCGGGGCGACGCTGGTCGACGGCGACTAG